The Pedobacter mucosus genome window below encodes:
- a CDS encoding polyphosphate kinase 2 family protein, with the protein MKNEFKGLMVQGNKKFSLKNYKTDFTGDYNKEKAKDALINSKIEVNHLQERLYAANSHAILIIFQAMDAAGKDSAIEHVMSGLNPQGCQVFSFKTPTSEEYEHDFLWRHYKALPERGRIGIHNRSHYENVLVCKVHPEYILNENIPGYADVKKVDKQFWKQRYQSIRNFEEHLTANGTIIIKFFLHVSKEEQKLRFLERIEDPTKNWKFSSGDILERALWNDYMKAYEDVINETSTPDSPWHIIPADKKWFARLAISEIIAERLKGLNLKFPVLADVESAKLSETKVALLAE; encoded by the coding sequence ATGAAAAACGAATTTAAGGGATTGATGGTACAGGGCAATAAAAAGTTTTCCCTTAAAAATTATAAAACTGATTTTACGGGTGATTATAATAAAGAAAAAGCAAAAGATGCTTTAATTAATTCGAAAATTGAGGTTAATCATTTACAGGAGCGGCTTTATGCAGCTAACTCACACGCCATATTAATTATTTTCCAAGCGATGGATGCTGCAGGAAAAGATAGTGCTATTGAACATGTAATGAGTGGATTGAATCCGCAGGGTTGTCAGGTTTTTAGTTTCAAAACACCAACTTCGGAAGAGTATGAACACGATTTTTTGTGGCGACATTATAAAGCTTTGCCTGAACGTGGAAGGATAGGAATTCATAACCGTTCACATTACGAAAATGTTTTGGTGTGTAAAGTTCATCCAGAGTATATTTTAAACGAAAATATTCCTGGTTATGCGGACGTAAAAAAGGTAGATAAACAGTTTTGGAAACAGCGTTATCAAAGCATTCGAAATTTTGAAGAGCATTTAACGGCGAATGGCACAATCATTATCAAATTTTTCCTCCATGTAAGTAAAGAAGAACAGAAATTACGTTTTTTAGAAAGGATAGAAGATCCAACCAAAAACTGGAAATTTTCTTCTGGTGATATTTTAGAACGAGCGCTGTGGAATGATTATATGAAAGCTTACGAAGACGTTATAAATGAAACAAGTACGCCAGATTCTCCATGGCATATTATTCCAGCTGATAAAAAATGGTTTGCAAGACTGGCAATTAGTGAAATTATAGCGGAAAGATTAAAGGGTTTAAACTTAAAATTCCCTGTTTTGGCAGATGTTGAAAGCGCTAAATTAAGCGAAACTAAAGTTGCACTTTTAGCGGAATAA
- a CDS encoding transglycosylase domain-containing protein, translating to MFKEIKNKYLRYSTIFIFFIIIFFSALQLNFLWLFGYSPSVRDIKAPTLRVGSELYTSDGKLIGRYFKENRTPVNFEEISPSIIHALVATEDVRFYKHWGIDVQAVGRAVIGFGKDGGASTITQQLAKNLYRTRYNKSQGLLIKIPLVRTIIVKLKEWLTAVKLESNYSKNDIITMYLNTVSFGNNTYGIKTASRIYFDKEAKELSTTDAAMLVGMLKGTSLYNPTKNPSKALERRNVVLNQMNKYKYLSKDSLVLLTQQPIKLKEGKMEDGSDGDSYLRAAVAKYLDKWCTDNGYDLYEDGLKIYTTIDSKLQGYAEEAVKDQMRIIQRRFYSVWGNEDPWYDSEKQKVDYPARAMKNLPVYSLLQKKFPNNPDSVLAYFNKKKRMQIFTYKGDRDTLFSTLDSIRYYGKIMNTGMMTMEPSTGKIKVWVGGLDHKFFKYDHVNQSKRQAGSTFKPFAYLTALEQGMSPCDKFTDKPVKIAYQDKGETKYWEPKNADYSVTYREMSLRWAMAKSVNTITAQITEKVGWDNVVKYAHECGIDSHLESVPSVSLGSNDVSVFEMVKAYSTFMNKGVKTDPILVEKITDQDNNVIDEFKAKTKRVLTEEIAWLMTYMFRGGMEEPGGTSQALWEWPNLFKKNNQIGGKTGTSSDYVDAWYMGLTKDLVTGVWVGCDERTAHFKNGEQGEGSRTALPIFARFMEKVYLDQSSGYTYGPFPKATVDITRSYNCPSPQFVRDTTTTDSVAIDSTEFVPETPETETPSATIEPEVKSDEKKTDPSQNSAPAVPLTKKEERELRRKKRQEEKERKKIDNI from the coding sequence ATGTTTAAAGAAATAAAAAACAAGTACTTACGATATTCCACAATATTTATATTTTTCATCATTATTTTCTTTTCTGCGCTTCAACTCAACTTTTTATGGCTATTTGGTTACTCTCCAAGTGTTCGTGATATTAAAGCGCCAACTTTACGTGTAGGTTCAGAACTTTATACATCGGATGGAAAGTTGATTGGCAGGTACTTTAAAGAGAATAGAACGCCAGTAAATTTTGAAGAAATTTCACCTAGTATCATTCATGCTTTGGTCGCTACCGAAGATGTTAGGTTTTACAAACATTGGGGAATAGATGTTCAGGCTGTTGGCAGAGCGGTTATAGGTTTTGGTAAAGATGGTGGCGCCAGTACAATAACACAACAATTAGCTAAAAATCTTTATCGCACACGTTATAATAAATCACAAGGATTACTAATAAAAATTCCTTTGGTTAGAACCATTATTGTGAAGTTAAAAGAGTGGTTAACGGCCGTTAAATTAGAATCTAACTATTCTAAAAATGATATTATCACCATGTACCTCAATACCGTTTCCTTCGGAAATAATACCTATGGGATAAAAACTGCAAGTAGGATTTATTTTGATAAAGAGGCAAAAGAATTATCGACGACTGATGCTGCAATGTTGGTGGGTATGTTGAAAGGAACGTCACTTTATAACCCAACAAAAAATCCTTCCAAAGCTTTAGAACGCAGAAATGTAGTGCTGAATCAGATGAATAAATACAAATATTTAAGCAAAGATAGTCTGGTTCTGCTAACTCAACAACCCATTAAATTAAAAGAAGGTAAAATGGAAGATGGCAGCGACGGTGATTCTTATTTGCGTGCTGCTGTAGCAAAATACCTCGATAAATGGTGTACTGATAATGGTTATGATTTATATGAAGATGGCTTGAAAATCTACACCACCATCGATTCTAAACTTCAGGGTTATGCTGAAGAAGCTGTGAAAGATCAAATGAGAATTATCCAGCGTAGATTTTATAGCGTTTGGGGCAATGAAGATCCTTGGTATGATTCGGAAAAACAAAAAGTTGATTATCCTGCAAGAGCGATGAAAAACCTTCCGGTTTATAGCTTATTGCAAAAGAAGTTCCCAAATAATCCGGATTCTGTGTTGGCTTATTTTAATAAGAAGAAAAGAATGCAAATTTTCACTTATAAAGGTGACCGCGATACCTTATTTTCTACTCTAGATTCTATTCGATATTATGGGAAAATAATGAATACCGGCATGATGACCATGGAACCATCAACAGGTAAAATTAAAGTTTGGGTTGGTGGTTTAGACCACAAATTTTTCAAATATGACCACGTAAATCAATCGAAGCGCCAAGCTGGATCTACTTTTAAACCCTTTGCTTATTTAACGGCATTAGAACAAGGGATGAGTCCATGCGATAAATTTACGGATAAACCTGTAAAAATTGCTTATCAGGATAAAGGTGAAACTAAATATTGGGAACCTAAAAATGCCGATTACAGCGTTACCTATCGCGAAATGAGCCTGAGATGGGCAATGGCTAAGTCGGTTAATACCATCACCGCACAAATTACAGAAAAAGTTGGTTGGGATAATGTGGTTAAATATGCTCACGAATGTGGTATTGATAGTCATTTGGAATCTGTTCCTTCTGTAAGTTTAGGATCCAATGATGTTTCTGTATTTGAAATGGTGAAAGCTTACAGCACTTTTATGAATAAAGGTGTCAAAACAGATCCAATTTTAGTAGAAAAAATAACGGATCAGGATAATAATGTTATTGATGAATTTAAAGCGAAAACTAAAAGGGTTTTAACTGAAGAAATTGCCTGGTTAATGACTTATATGTTTCGTGGCGGTATGGAAGAACCTGGTGGTACCTCTCAAGCGCTTTGGGAATGGCCAAATTTATTTAAAAAAAATAACCAAATCGGTGGTAAAACCGGAACATCGTCTGACTATGTTGATGCTTGGTATATGGGTTTAACTAAAGATTTAGTAACCGGTGTTTGGGTGGGTTGTGACGAAAGAACAGCACATTTTAAAAATGGAGAACAAGGTGAAGGATCCAGAACAGCACTTCCTATATTTGCTAGATTTATGGAAAAAGTTTATTTAGATCAGTCATCAGGTTATACTTATGGACCATTTCCTAAAGCAACTGTTGATATTACAAGATCATATAACTGTCCAAGTCCACAATTTGTAAGAGATACTACCACGACTGATAGTGTTGCAATTGATTCTACAGAGTTTGTTCCAGAAACTCCTGAAACTGAAACACCTTCGGCAACTATTGAGCCTGAGGTAAAATCTGACGAGAAGAAAACTGATCCTTCCCAAAATTCTGCTCCAGCAGTTCCGCTTACCAAGAAAGAAGAACGTGAATTAAGAAGAAAAAAGAGACAAGAAGAAAAGGAAAGAAAAAAGATAGATAATATTTAG
- a CDS encoding peptidase MA family metallohydrolase: MKISATFIKHFCTIIILLTISFSSQAQYFGQNKVRYKKLDFKVLQTPHFEIYYYIKNDKLLKRFSQDAETWYKMHQEVFRDTFLTKNPIILYNNHPDFQQTTVLQGEIGIGTGGVTEALKNRVIMPIMELNSQTRHVLGHELVHAFQYHILLEKDSISLENVGQTPLWMVEGMAEYLSIGKKDAFTSMWMRDAMLNRDIPSLKDLTNSNKYFPYRYGQAFWTYIGSQYGDTTIVPLFKNTAKYGYENAIKYTFGYDDKTLSGLWKNAIDAHYKPMLKSDSSQIKITGTKIIDNKNAGNMNVAPALSPDGKYLAFMSEKDLFGIDLFLADAKTGRIIRKLSSQISNGHIDDFNFIESAGAWSPDSKQFAFSIFSHGKNQMMIINISNGTTVSQTAMEQVQQFGNLTWSPNGKDVAFSGMVEGQSDIFSYNLDTKKVTQITDDVYSDYAPSYSPDGKKLVFSSDRGAIQSKNINAVNPINLAIYDITSKVVSNLNVFPGANNLNAQFSSDSQNIYFLSNRDGFRNLYKYNFLDNSVDQLTDYFTGISGITEFSPAISVSKTDDIVYSYYRYQRYTLYNAKLNSFKAKRIGNQEENFDAAILPPMENIGVNIVNSNLENYDRFEKIVADSMKTVPYTPKFRLDYLANSGVGVSSSRFGTGVSGGIVGMFSDILGTNQIIANISVNGEIYDAGGLVGYINQKSRINWGAAISHIPYVSGFSSYAYEKLPLDDNTTVDALNERTDIIRTFEDQFQIFGAYPFSKIHRFEMGGAFSHYSYRIDRYSNYYSTAGSYLGSDKSRITNDQASLDYGIPFNSFTLFQVNAGFVGDNSIFGLTGPLDGFRYRVSGEKYFGTYNFAGVTADLRKYWRLKPITIAARSYNTMRIGKDADRLYPMYVGYPYLIRGYESNSIYKTTSAQSSESFDINQLTGSKIAVFNFEVRLPFTGPKKLAAIPSKLLFSDLNLFFDAGLAWTNDTRVKFQSQPNYTTESVLDANGKPVLDSNGKEVTYQATTERVPAMSVGISLRVNVFGYFVLEPYYAIPFQRKDVKTGVFGLTFAPGW; encoded by the coding sequence ATGAAAATAAGCGCTACTTTTATTAAGCATTTTTGTACAATAATCATTTTACTTACTATCTCCTTTTCATCACAAGCCCAATACTTCGGACAAAATAAAGTAAGGTATAAAAAACTCGATTTTAAGGTTTTGCAGACGCCGCATTTTGAGATTTATTATTACATTAAAAATGATAAGTTGCTTAAGAGGTTTTCACAGGATGCTGAAACCTGGTATAAAATGCACCAAGAAGTTTTTAGAGATACTTTTTTAACGAAAAATCCTATCATTCTTTATAACAATCACCCAGATTTTCAGCAGACAACAGTTCTTCAAGGTGAAATTGGAATTGGTACGGGCGGTGTAACCGAAGCGTTGAAGAATCGGGTTATCATGCCAATAATGGAATTAAATAGTCAAACCAGGCATGTTTTAGGTCATGAATTAGTTCACGCATTTCAATATCATATTTTATTAGAAAAAGATTCTATCAGCTTAGAAAATGTTGGGCAAACACCATTGTGGATGGTAGAAGGAATGGCTGAATATTTATCTATCGGCAAAAAAGATGCTTTTACATCTATGTGGATGCGCGATGCAATGCTTAATCGGGATATTCCTTCGCTTAAAGACTTAACAAATTCAAATAAATACTTTCCATACCGATACGGACAAGCATTCTGGACTTATATTGGTTCGCAATATGGCGATACGACAATTGTTCCTCTCTTTAAAAATACAGCTAAATATGGTTATGAAAATGCCATAAAATATACGTTTGGTTATGATGATAAAACGCTTTCTGGCTTATGGAAAAATGCAATTGATGCGCATTATAAACCAATGCTAAAAAGTGATAGCTCACAAATAAAAATTACAGGAACTAAAATTATTGATAATAAGAATGCAGGAAATATGAATGTTGCTCCTGCCCTTAGTCCGGATGGAAAATATTTGGCTTTCATGTCTGAAAAGGATCTTTTTGGAATTGATCTGTTTTTGGCTGATGCTAAAACTGGAAGAATCATTCGAAAATTAAGCAGTCAGATTTCCAATGGTCATATTGATGACTTCAACTTTATAGAATCTGCTGGAGCCTGGTCGCCAGATAGTAAACAATTTGCCTTTAGTATTTTTAGTCATGGCAAAAATCAGATGATGATAATTAATATTTCAAATGGTACAACAGTTTCTCAAACAGCGATGGAACAGGTTCAGCAGTTCGGGAATTTAACATGGTCGCCAAATGGAAAAGACGTTGCATTTTCTGGAATGGTTGAAGGACAAAGTGATATTTTTTCTTATAATCTTGATACTAAAAAAGTTACTCAAATAACCGATGATGTTTACTCTGATTACGCTCCAAGTTATTCTCCAGATGGTAAAAAATTGGTATTCTCATCTGATCGAGGCGCAATACAATCAAAAAATATAAACGCTGTAAATCCTATTAACTTGGCGATATATGATATCACATCTAAAGTTGTTAGTAATTTAAATGTATTTCCAGGCGCAAATAACTTAAATGCTCAGTTCTCTTCAGATAGTCAGAATATTTATTTCCTATCCAATAGAGACGGATTTAGGAATTTATATAAATACAATTTTCTAGATAATAGTGTCGATCAATTAACAGATTATTTTACGGGCATAAGTGGTATAACCGAATTTTCACCAGCAATTTCTGTTTCAAAAACAGATGATATTGTTTACAGTTACTATCGTTATCAGCGTTACACCTTATATAATGCGAAATTAAATAGTTTTAAAGCGAAAAGAATTGGTAATCAGGAAGAGAATTTCGATGCAGCCATTCTTCCTCCAATGGAAAATATCGGGGTTAATATTGTAAATTCTAATCTGGAAAATTACGATCGGTTTGAAAAAATTGTTGCCGATTCAATGAAAACAGTTCCTTATACACCCAAATTCAGACTTGATTATTTAGCCAATAGCGGCGTTGGTGTGTCTTCAAGCCGATTTGGTACAGGCGTTTCTGGTGGTATAGTTGGTATGTTTAGCGATATTTTAGGAACAAATCAAATTATAGCGAATATTTCAGTTAACGGCGAAATTTATGATGCTGGTGGATTGGTAGGATACATAAATCAAAAAAGCAGGATAAACTGGGGAGCGGCAATCTCTCATATTCCATATGTTTCTGGCTTTTCATCTTATGCATACGAGAAACTTCCTTTAGATGATAATACAACAGTTGATGCTTTAAATGAAAGAACCGATATCATCAGGACTTTTGAAGATCAATTTCAAATTTTTGGTGCTTATCCATTTAGCAAAATTCATAGATTTGAAATGGGTGGAGCATTTTCTCATTACAGTTATCGCATTGATCGCTATAGCAATTATTATAGTACTGCAGGAAGCTATCTAGGATCGGACAAAAGCAGAATAACCAATGACCAGGCATCTCTTGATTACGGAATTCCGTTTAATTCATTTACACTTTTTCAAGTAAATGCAGGCTTTGTTGGCGATAATTCTATTTTCGGATTAACCGGACCATTAGATGGATTTAGATATAGAGTAAGTGGAGAAAAATATTTTGGTACCTATAATTTCGCTGGAGTTACCGCCGATTTAAGAAAATACTGGAGATTAAAACCGATAACAATAGCTGCAAGATCATACAATACGATGAGAATAGGAAAAGATGCAGACAGACTTTATCCAATGTATGTTGGGTATCCTTACCTTATTCGAGGATATGAATCAAACTCGATATATAAAACTACTTCTGCCCAATCATCAGAATCTTTTGATATAAACCAATTAACAGGAAGTAAAATAGCAGTTTTTAATTTTGAAGTTCGTTTGCCTTTCACTGGTCCAAAGAAACTGGCAGCAATACCTTCAAAATTGTTGTTTTCTGATTTGAACTTGTTTTTTGATGCGGGTTTAGCTTGGACAAACGATACTAGAGTTAAGTTCCAAAGTCAACCAAACTATACCACAGAATCTGTATTAGATGCCAATGGAAAACCCGTTTTAGATAGCAATGGAAAAGAAGTTACCTACCAAGCAACAACAGAGCGTGTACCAGCAATGAGTGTAGGTATATCTTTACGGGTAAATGTATTTGGTTATTTTGTT